AACTGATTTCCCAATCCTTCTCCCTTACTAGCGCCTTTAACTAACCCTGCAATATCTACAATTTCGACAGTTGCGGGCAATACGCGTTCTGGGTTTACTAGCTCTTCTAATTTCACCAACCTATTATCAGGGACATTTACAACCCCAATGTTAGGTTCTATAGTACAAAATGGAAAGTTTGCACTTTGCGCTTTTGCATTTGACAAACAATTAAAAAGTGTTGATTTACCTACATTGGGCAACCCTACAATTCCTGCTTTCATAAACGTAATTTTTCAGTGCGCAAATATACACTTATAAAGCTAAATTTTAAGGTGTTTATTGTTCCTATTCATTAAAAAAATAGGAAAACTTTGAGGGTGTGTTAGCAGATATTTAACAGCTTAGAACTTATATTTGGTATACAAACAATAAATTAACTAATTATGAAAAATACAATAAGTATAATAGCCATAGCAATGATAGCTTCAATGTCTATGAATGCACAGGTGCAAAAGGATGTACAGAAAAAAACAACTGTAAAAACTGTACGTGTAACTGATAACAATATGATTTCAACAAAAATCATTGAAGATACCGATGCCGAAATAGATGTTATTGAGGTAGAAGGAACTGACGATTTAAACCAAAAAGCAAAAGTGCTTAAGAAAGATGCAGACAAAACTGAAGTAATTGGCGGTGGAGATGTTGAAAATGCTAAAAATAAGATGATGGTTGCAAACAAAAAAGAATTGCAACAAAAGGAGCTTGAAATGTCTAAAAAGGCAATGGACTTAAAGGCAAAAAAAGAAAAGATGGCACTTGAGCAAAAGAAAAAAGAAATGATGGCAGATCTTGAGAAACGTCGCGCAGCTTTAACGAAGCGTCCAAAAGGAATGGCTAAGTTGAAGAAAGACCCTGACGGTGATGGTATTGAGTAAGCCATAACATTTAGATATAACTATAAGCCTTGATATTATAATCAGGGCTTTTTGCTTTTAACTTTCGTATAAATCGCGTACTTTTACGGTAATCAAATTAAATTGACATGAAAAATATTACACTCACATTAGCAATCGCCTGCATGGTAACTAGCGGCATAATGGCGCAAGAAGTAGCTGGTGAAAAAAAGGTTACTGTTACTAAAAAAGTGGTAACAAAGGGCACAACCATAGACACTAAAGTGGTTGAAGAAGTGAAGGAAGAGAAAGAAATCATGAAATTAGAGGAAGATGGTACCGAGAACCAAACCCCTAAAACAATAGTGGTTAAGAACTCAGACGATCAAGTAGTAGCTCAAAATACCGAAAAAAGTAAAGAGGCCGAGGCAGCAATTGCTAAAATGAAAGCAGAACGCGAGGCAGAGATTCAGAAGTCACGTGATGAACTATTAGAGCGCGCTCGTAAAGAAGGTCTTTTAATAGACAAAGGTGATGAAGTACAGCGTATGAAAAGAATGGAAGAGCAAAAGAAAAAATACGCAGAGCGTAAGAAAAAAGCTGAGCGTAAGAAAAAAGACAATAACTAGTTTTAAAGGAACTGCCTAGTAGGCTAGTTCTTTTCTAATGGCAAGCCAATACTCTTGAAATTTACCAAGATTATTGTGTTTGCCATTTTTTATGCGCACCATTATTCCTTGATGTTCGGGTATACTTTTAAATAACAAATTGGCAGAGTCTATAGGAACTACTCCATCTTCTGTTCCGTGAATTATCGTAATACCGCAAGAAACACCATCTATGAAGCTCGCCGTATTAAATCTAAATTTAAGCAACTGCTTTACAGGAAGAAAAGGATACCTATCTTCAGCAAGCGATTCTAGGCTGTAGAACGGTGATTCTAAAATAAGCTTTCTCGGCTTGTTTTGTGATGCCACATAGGTTGCGAAAGTGGTACCTAAAGATCTACCAAATACAATAATTCGAGATTCTGGAAATAATTCTTTTGCCTTATTATAGAATAAGTTTGCATCGTTATATAACTGTTTTTCATTTCTAGCACCTGTACTCTTACCATAGCCTCTGTAGTCCATCATTAACACATCGTAATTTAGGCTTGTAAACTGCGATGCAATGCTACCCCATTTAGATAAATTACCCGCATTTCCATGAAAATACAGTACAATGCCGGCTGGCTTTTCGACTGTGAAATGTAATGCGTTTAACTGCGAGCCATCTTCTGTTGCAATCGAAATTTCTTCAAAAGAAGCGTCGAACGTATATTCATAATCTGGAGGTAGTGTTTCTGACAAAAAAATTAACCGTTCTTGAAAAAAATATACGGCTAGTACAGCTATGAATGCTGTCACTAACACACCTCCAATAAATTTTATCAGTCTTTTCATGCGTTTGTTACTTAGTTCTTTTAGCCGAATGCGCTACCTTATAGCTGGTAAGCGACAAGTCTATTTTTGCAGGTTCAATATTAATAATTTGTGATAAAATTTCATGATACGACTCAAAATTATTCAAGTTTTTATGTCCGCCTTCAATAATTGGCCAAAGCCTAGTGATTTCAGGTTTAATTTTAGATAACTTAACACTACTAGAAAATGGGATGAGTTTATCGTTAGTACCATGAATAATATGTACAGGACAATTTACATATTGAAGCCATTTGTAGGTTGGCATAGGATATTTCAGCAGGATAGAAAGCGGCATAAAAGCCATGTAGCGCCCCGTAACTTTTACTAGACTATAATAAGGAGCATCTAATATAAGCATACGCGGATGGTTCATAGATGCAAGCTTAGTAGCAAATCCAGAACCTAATGAACGGCCATATAAAATGATATATTTCTCTTTAACCCGCTCTCTAATCTTGTTGTACACATATTGAAGGTCTTTTTTAAGATTTTCTTGCGTGCGTTTACCAATACTTTTTCCGAAGCCACGATAGTCTACCATCACAACATCATAACCATGACGGGTAAAATCTACCGCAAATTTTCCCCAACCTTTCATGCTTTTACTGTTTCCCTTTAAGTAAAGCACTACGCCCTTTGTTTCTTTCGCCTTAAAATGCAGTCCGTTAATTATTGCTCCATCACTTGTTTCTAAATTGTACTCTTCTACTACCTGATTTTCGTAATAGAATTTAAAATCGGCTGGCAATTTTTCTGGCTTAAACAAGAAGTAGTCTTGAAGATAGTATAGTAGTATACTTATTACAATATAGATTGCAACTACCCAAATACTTATATGAACCCAATACGGCATAAGACTAAGGTACAAAAAAATATAGGCTCCTAATTTATGGTATAATAACTTGAGTTAAATTACAACTTACCCAATATGATGGTTTTAGTAAAGTATTATGTATGAATTGGCTATAATTAACAGCTCTTTCGTGTAGTTTTAATATGGTAATAACGACTAAATTTCAACCAATTCGCCCACGCAAATCAAGTGATATTCAGAGACAACATTGCACTGTTAGAGAATATCGTTTAAATGCAAGACACCCGCAGTTGTGGGTGTCTTATCTTTTAGTAGAACATTACCCTGTGCTTTCTAACTTTCCTAAAATCCCTGCGATAAAGCGCTCTGAATACCCAGCGATTAGCGCCCATAACAACAATTTACCAGTGTTTTTCATTCCGGCTGGTACCATGGCACCAAATTGATCAGTTAAAGAACCTGTAATTGCTGGTTCTGTGAACTTTGGAAATAGATTTGTGGTTAAAAGACCTCCTGCCCCGTCTCCTGAGAGTATTTCTGACATAAATAACAAATAGGCTATACCTGCCATTAAGGTACCGTAAAAAATAGGCATAAAAATTACGGTAATCATATTTTTCTTGGTCGTTGTCGCGGCAGAAGCATTTGTTTTTATTTCGGTAGTGAGGCGTCTTAGAAGCGAAATGCTCGCTCCAATACTACCAATTATAATAACATACACAAATGAGCCTTCAAAAAATGTAATACCATTACGATCAAGAATAAAGCAAACTGCCATAAGTAGCAACAGTGTTATTTGAGTAAAAAACACAATGTTCACTACTTTGTAACTTTTGCCAGTTGTAGTTGTTTCCATTTAAAAATCAATTAGTTAGCACCGAAATGTACGAACAATATTCTAAACCCAAACTACTAGAAACAAAAAAACCGTTTCTGTGATGAAACGGTTCTTATTCTGTAGGGTTTTTGTTATTCCTGATGCATAAAAGATTGTTTAGCGAGAAGCTCTTCATCGGTTTCTACATGGTTTTCATCAGGTACACAACAGTCTACCGGGCATACGGCAGCACATTGCGGCTCTTCATGAAAGCCTTTACATTCGGTACATTTATCAGGCACGATATAATAAATTTCATCACTTACAGGCTCTTGCGTTTCAGTGGCATCTACTGCTCTACCGTTAGGCAGTATTACATCACCCTCTAAATCGGTACCATCTGCATACCGCCAATCGTCTGCACCTTCGTAGATTGCTGTGTTTGGGCATTCAGGCTCGCAAGCACCACAATTAATACATTCGTCTGTTATTATAATTGCCATAGGAGATTTCTTTTTCTAACTTTGTACAAATTTAAGGCCTACCAACGGCAACTCCAAATACAACATGCAATTACAACAAAGAATTAACGCCTTTATTGAACTAGGTACTTTTTTAAAGCATTTTGCTTCAGAAACTTCAGCGATAGAAGCTCCAATTAACGAGAACAAAGTACACTTTGAGGCTATGCAAAGTGCCATAGTAAGTGCAAAAAACACTAACGGTTGGTTTACAGATGATAATCTAGCGTATGCTTTTAAAAGTTGGAGTGAGGCATTGACACAAGAACAACTCACTAATTGGTTATCACCCTATAAAATTTCCGAAGAAAGAACAGCAAAAGCTATTTCTATTGTAATGGCGGGTAATATTCCACT
This Rasiella rasia DNA region includes the following protein-coding sequences:
- a CDS encoding alpha/beta hydrolase, producing the protein MPYWVHISIWVVAIYIVISILLYYLQDYFLFKPEKLPADFKFYYENQVVEEYNLETSDGAIINGLHFKAKETKGVVLYLKGNSKSMKGWGKFAVDFTRHGYDVVMVDYRGFGKSIGKRTQENLKKDLQYVYNKIRERVKEKYIILYGRSLGSGFATKLASMNHPRMLILDAPYYSLVKVTGRYMAFMPLSILLKYPMPTYKWLQYVNCPVHIIHGTNDKLIPFSSSVKLSKIKPEITRLWPIIEGGHKNLNNFESYHEILSQIINIEPAKIDLSLTSYKVAHSAKRTK
- a CDS encoding alpha/beta hydrolase, with the translated sequence MKRLIKFIGGVLVTAFIAVLAVYFFQERLIFLSETLPPDYEYTFDASFEEISIATEDGSQLNALHFTVEKPAGIVLYFHGNAGNLSKWGSIASQFTSLNYDVLMMDYRGYGKSTGARNEKQLYNDANLFYNKAKELFPESRIIVFGRSLGTTFATYVASQNKPRKLILESPFYSLESLAEDRYPFLPVKQLLKFRFNTASFIDGVSCGITIIHGTEDGVVPIDSANLLFKSIPEHQGIMVRIKNGKHNNLGKFQEYWLAIRKELAY
- a CDS encoding 4Fe-4S dicluster domain-containing protein; its protein translation is MAIIITDECINCGACEPECPNTAIYEGADDWRYADGTDLEGDVILPNGRAVDATETQEPVSDEIYYIVPDKCTECKGFHEEPQCAAVCPVDCCVPDENHVETDEELLAKQSFMHQE